The Lysobacter enzymogenes genome window below encodes:
- the mraY gene encoding phospho-N-acetylmuramoyl-pentapeptide-transferase yields MLLELTRWLEQLQSVFNLFGYLTFRGILSALTALALSLWWGPAVIRRLGQLKGGQPIRKDGPQSHFSKAGTPTMGGALILFTVMASVLLWGDLRNKYVWIVLLVMLAFGAIGWYDDWIKIVRRDPNGLKSRWKYLLQSIFGLAAGLYLWLYADVPAATTFYVPLFKSVALPLAGVSFVALAYLWIVGFSNAVNLTDGLDGLAIMPTVLVACALGIFAYASGHAEFSKYLQIPAVPGAGELIIICAAIAGAGLGFLWFNTYPAMVFMGDIGALALGAVLGTIAIIVRQELVLVIMGGIFVIETLSVMIQVASFKLTGKRVFRMAPIHHHFELKGWPEPRVIVRFWIISVVLVLIGLATLKVR; encoded by the coding sequence ATGTTGCTTGAATTGACTCGTTGGCTTGAACAGCTGCAAAGCGTGTTCAATCTGTTCGGCTATCTGACCTTCCGCGGCATCCTCAGCGCGCTGACCGCGCTGGCGCTGTCGCTGTGGTGGGGCCCGGCGGTGATCCGCCGCCTCGGCCAGCTCAAGGGCGGCCAGCCGATCCGCAAGGACGGCCCGCAGTCGCACTTCTCCAAGGCCGGCACCCCGACCATGGGCGGCGCGCTGATCCTGTTCACGGTGATGGCCTCGGTGCTGTTGTGGGGCGACCTGCGCAACAAGTACGTGTGGATCGTGTTGCTGGTGATGCTGGCGTTCGGCGCGATCGGTTGGTACGACGACTGGATCAAGATCGTGCGCCGCGACCCCAACGGCCTGAAGTCGCGCTGGAAGTACCTGTTGCAGTCGATCTTCGGTTTGGCCGCGGGCCTGTACCTGTGGCTGTACGCCGACGTGCCGGCGGCGACGACCTTCTACGTGCCGCTGTTCAAGTCGGTGGCGCTGCCGCTGGCCGGGGTGAGCTTCGTCGCCTTGGCCTACCTGTGGATCGTCGGCTTCTCCAACGCGGTCAACCTCACCGACGGCCTCGACGGTCTGGCGATCATGCCGACCGTGCTGGTGGCCTGCGCGCTCGGCATCTTCGCCTACGCCTCGGGCCACGCCGAGTTCTCCAAGTACCTGCAGATCCCGGCGGTGCCGGGCGCCGGCGAGCTCATCATCATCTGCGCGGCCATCGCCGGCGCGGGGCTGGGCTTCCTGTGGTTCAACACCTACCCGGCGATGGTGTTCATGGGCGACATCGGCGCGCTCGCGCTCGGCGCGGTGCTCGGCACCATCGCCATCATCGTGCGCCAGGAGCTGGTGCTGGTGATCATGGGCGGCATCTTCGTCATCGAGACCCTGTCGGTGATGATCCAGGTCGCCTCGTTCAAGCTGACCGGCAAGCGCGTGTTCCGCATGGCGCCGATCCATCACCACTTCGAACTCAAGGGCTGGCCGGAGCCGCGCGTGATCGTGCGCTTCTGGATCATCTCGGTGGTGCTGGTGCTGATCGGCCTGGCCACGCTCAAGGTCCGCTGA
- a CDS encoding UDP-N-acetylmuramoyl-tripeptide--D-alanyl-D-alanine ligase has protein sequence MKRLSLCEIARLTGGRVHGADVEIDAVCTDTRALPGEGAALFVALKGERFDGHDHVAGLAHTAVAAALVAREIDAPIAQVVVADTQQALADLAAGVQAQRAGNTVVAITGSNGKTSVKALTTAILERAGTTYATPGNRNNEIGLPLAVLDAPEDAQFSIYEMGAGKPGDIAYLVRVARPQVSLVNNIAPAHLERMGSLLGIADTKAAIYDALPADGVAAINADDAFAPYFEQRVLEQRAAGRRLIRFGLDASAEVTARDVRVAPEGSSFTLVAPQGEAQIALALVGRHNVRNALAAASLALGAGVSLQHIADGLNAAQPADGRLITHRLANGAVLIDDSYNANPGSTAAAIDTLAEMGGENWLVLGAMREIGDEEIAMHAEIGRRAKAAGLRRLYALGELPAAAAAAFGDGARTFASHAELAAALAAELDAGAAGKVRVLVKGSHSSAMDKIVTALLSAHRPGEGTTHVA, from the coding sequence ATGAAGCGCTTGAGCCTCTGCGAGATCGCGCGCCTCACCGGCGGCCGCGTGCACGGCGCCGACGTGGAGATCGATGCCGTGTGCACCGACACCCGCGCGCTGCCGGGCGAGGGCGCGGCGCTGTTCGTCGCGCTCAAGGGCGAGCGCTTCGACGGCCACGACCACGTCGCCGGACTGGCCCACACCGCGGTCGCCGCGGCGCTGGTGGCGCGCGAAATCGACGCGCCGATCGCCCAGGTCGTGGTCGCCGACACCCAGCAGGCGCTGGCCGATCTGGCCGCCGGCGTGCAGGCGCAGCGCGCCGGCAACACCGTGGTCGCGATCACCGGCAGCAACGGCAAGACCAGCGTCAAGGCGCTGACCACGGCGATCCTCGAACGCGCCGGCACGACCTATGCGACTCCGGGCAACCGCAACAACGAGATCGGCCTGCCGCTGGCGGTGCTGGACGCGCCGGAAGACGCGCAGTTCTCGATCTACGAGATGGGCGCGGGCAAGCCGGGCGACATCGCTTATCTGGTGCGGGTGGCGCGGCCGCAGGTGTCGCTGGTCAACAACATCGCCCCGGCGCACCTGGAGCGCATGGGCAGCCTGCTCGGCATCGCCGACACCAAGGCGGCGATCTACGACGCGCTGCCGGCCGACGGCGTCGCGGCGATCAATGCCGACGATGCGTTCGCGCCCTATTTTGAACAGCGTGTCCTTGAGCAACGCGCGGCCGGGCGCCGGCTGATCCGCTTCGGCCTGGACGCCAGCGCCGAAGTCACCGCGCGCGACGTGCGCGTGGCGCCGGAAGGTTCGAGCTTCACCTTGGTCGCGCCGCAAGGCGAGGCGCAGATCGCGCTGGCCCTGGTCGGACGCCACAACGTCCGCAACGCCCTGGCCGCCGCGTCGCTGGCGCTGGGCGCGGGCGTGTCGCTGCAGCACATCGCCGACGGCCTCAACGCCGCGCAGCCGGCCGATGGCCGCCTGATCACCCACCGCCTGGCCAACGGCGCGGTGCTGATCGACGACAGCTACAACGCCAACCCGGGTTCGACCGCTGCGGCGATCGACACGCTGGCCGAGATGGGCGGCGAAAACTGGCTGGTGCTCGGCGCGATGCGCGAGATCGGCGACGAAGAAATCGCCATGCACGCCGAGATCGGCCGCCGCGCCAAGGCCGCCGGCCTGCGCCGGTTGTACGCGCTCGGCGAACTGCCGGCTGCGGCCGCCGCTGCGTTCGGCGACGGCGCGCGCACGTTCGCCAGCCACGCCGAGCTCGCCGCGGCGCTGGCCGCCGAGCTCGACGCGGGCGCGGCGGGCAAGGTGCGGGTGTTGGTGAAAGGTTCGCACAGCAGTGCGATGGACAAGATCGTGACGGCGTTGTTGTCGGCACACCGGCCGGGGGAGGGCACGACGCATGTTGCTTGA
- a CDS encoding UDP-N-acetylmuramoyl-L-alanyl-D-glutamate--2,6-diaminopimelate ligase gives MRLTELLPDIAGIPGDLRIGGLVMDSRAVRAGDAFVAIAGFGAHGLKFVEQARASGAAAILFEPPAPDDLPAPADAIAVPGLRSRLGEMGDAFHGRPSAAMNVVGVTGTNGKTSTVQLIAQAWHLLGVSCGTIGTLGAGLYGQVVPNGFTTPLVLPLHELLAGMRDAGAQAVAMEVSSHALDQGRVAGVHFDVGVFTNLTRDHLDYHGDMASYGAAKARLFGWDGLKAAAINLDDEFGRELLAQLPKRVRAIGLSSRGQAGATVRADKLSFDSRGIGFDLVVAGKAHPVASRLLGRFNVDNLLAVAGALYALDQEPAQIARILSQLEPIHGRMNRLGGDGRLPLVVIDYAHTPDALEQALASLRAHAQARLICVFGCGGERDRGKRPQMAAIAEHGADLAIVTDDNPRGEDGDVIVADILEGFRDPQRAVVLRDRRAAIERAIAEAGPDDIVLVAGKGHEPYQEIHGVRHPFDDTLVARAALEARA, from the coding sequence ATGCGGTTGACCGAGCTGTTGCCCGACATCGCCGGCATCCCCGGCGATCTGCGCATCGGCGGCCTGGTGATGGACAGCCGCGCGGTGCGCGCGGGCGACGCCTTCGTCGCCATCGCCGGCTTCGGCGCGCACGGGCTCAAGTTCGTCGAGCAGGCGCGCGCGTCCGGCGCGGCCGCGATCCTGTTCGAACCGCCGGCGCCCGACGATCTGCCGGCGCCGGCCGACGCCATCGCCGTGCCGGGGCTGCGTTCGCGCCTGGGCGAAATGGGCGATGCGTTCCATGGCCGTCCCAGCGCGGCGATGAACGTGGTCGGCGTCACCGGCACCAACGGCAAGACCTCGACCGTGCAGTTGATCGCGCAGGCCTGGCATCTGCTCGGCGTTTCCTGCGGCACCATCGGCACCCTCGGCGCCGGCTTGTACGGGCAGGTGGTGCCGAACGGCTTCACCACCCCGCTGGTGCTGCCGCTGCACGAACTGCTGGCCGGCATGCGCGATGCCGGCGCGCAGGCGGTGGCGATGGAAGTGTCCTCGCACGCGCTCGACCAGGGCCGCGTGGCCGGCGTGCATTTCGACGTCGGCGTGTTCACCAATCTCACCCGCGACCATCTGGACTACCACGGCGACATGGCCAGCTACGGCGCGGCCAAGGCGCGGCTGTTCGGCTGGGACGGGTTGAAGGCGGCGGCGATCAATCTCGACGACGAGTTCGGCCGCGAGCTGCTCGCGCAGCTGCCCAAGCGCGTGCGCGCGATCGGCCTGAGCTCGCGCGGCCAGGCCGGCGCGACCGTGCGCGCGGACAAGCTGAGCTTCGACAGCCGCGGCATCGGTTTCGATCTGGTCGTCGCCGGCAAGGCGCATCCGGTCGCCTCGCGCCTGCTCGGCCGCTTCAACGTCGACAACCTGCTGGCGGTGGCCGGCGCGTTGTATGCGCTGGATCAGGAGCCCGCGCAGATCGCACGGATCCTGTCGCAGCTCGAACCGATCCACGGCCGCATGAACCGCCTCGGCGGCGACGGCCGCCTGCCGCTGGTGGTGATCGATTACGCGCATACGCCCGACGCGCTGGAACAGGCGCTGGCCTCGCTGCGCGCGCACGCGCAGGCGCGGCTGATCTGCGTGTTCGGCTGCGGCGGCGAACGCGACCGCGGCAAGCGTCCGCAGATGGCGGCGATCGCCGAACACGGCGCGGACCTGGCCATCGTCACCGACGACAACCCGCGCGGCGAAGACGGCGACGTCATCGTCGCCGACATCCTCGAAGGCTTCCGCGACCCGCAGCGCGCGGTCGTGCTGCGCGACCGCCGCGCGGCGATCGAGCGCGCCATCGCCGAAGCCGGCCCCGACGACATCGTGCTGGTGGCCGGCAAGGGCCACGAGCCTTACCAGGAAATCCACGGCGTGCGGCATCCCTTCGACGACACCTTGGTCGCGCGCGCCGCGCTGGAGGCTCGCGCATGA
- a CDS encoding peptidoglycan D,D-transpeptidase FtsI family protein codes for MLVGGALGLCALALVARALDLQVISNDFYRQQGDARSLREIPIPTSRGMITDRNGEPLAVSTPVESVWANPKELAKNTERLPELAKALGVAQDELARKLAQRSGKEFMYLKRRINPDEARRILALKVPGVFSQREFRRFYPQGEAMAHVLGYTNIDDRGQEGLELAFDHELRGKPGSKRVIRDGAGNIVENVDLVRSAEPGKDITLTLDRRIQYLTYRELRRALNDTGASSASAVVLDIETGEVLAMVNLPTYNPNLPGAGNRDTHRNRAVTDVVEPGSTMKPVTVAAALNAGIVTPQTLVNTTPGWMPNGRYRITDTHNNGVLTVTGVITKSSNVGAAKLALQLPNDYYYKFVHNFGYGSKPGSGFPGESSGLLAPPQRWSGTTKATMSYGYGLSATPLQIAMVYAAMANGGSLIPPTFVKGQRNEGRQVIEPALAGEVMRMMQTVTEPGGTAKQAAILGYHVAGKTGTTRKFSPTGGYSKKYVSTFAGVVPVEKPRFSMVVVVSEPDPTKKGYYGGSVSGPVFRNVMDGALRLMDVAPDDIETWLAVQAAAEAKRQKQNGGKPAGPVVPAATRAAAATPKPANRPLNTAPINPAPIAAGTPAAVAQASAHGGAR; via the coding sequence ATGCTGGTCGGCGGCGCGCTCGGCCTGTGCGCGCTGGCGCTGGTCGCGCGCGCGCTCGACCTGCAGGTCATCAGCAACGATTTCTATCGCCAGCAGGGCGATGCGCGCTCGCTGCGCGAAATCCCGATCCCGACCTCGCGCGGCATGATCACCGACCGCAACGGCGAGCCGCTGGCGGTGTCCACGCCGGTCGAATCGGTGTGGGCGAACCCGAAGGAACTGGCCAAGAACACCGAGCGCCTGCCCGAGCTGGCCAAGGCCCTCGGCGTGGCCCAGGACGAACTGGCGCGCAAGCTCGCGCAGCGTTCGGGCAAGGAGTTCATGTACCTCAAGCGCCGGATCAACCCCGACGAGGCGCGCCGGATCCTGGCGCTGAAGGTGCCGGGCGTGTTCTCGCAGCGCGAGTTCCGCCGCTTCTACCCGCAGGGCGAAGCGATGGCCCACGTGCTGGGCTACACCAACATCGACGACCGCGGCCAGGAAGGCCTGGAGCTGGCGTTCGACCACGAACTGCGCGGCAAGCCGGGCAGCAAGCGGGTGATCCGCGACGGCGCCGGCAACATCGTCGAGAACGTCGATCTGGTGCGCAGCGCCGAGCCGGGCAAGGACATCACCCTGACCCTGGACCGCCGCATCCAGTACCTGACCTACCGCGAGCTGCGCCGCGCGCTCAACGACACCGGCGCGTCCAGCGCCTCGGCGGTGGTGCTCGACATCGAGACCGGCGAAGTGCTGGCGATGGTCAACCTGCCGACCTACAACCCGAACCTGCCGGGCGCCGGCAACCGCGACACCCACCGCAACCGCGCGGTCACCGACGTGGTCGAGCCGGGTTCGACGATGAAGCCGGTGACCGTGGCCGCGGCGCTCAACGCCGGCATCGTGACCCCGCAGACCCTGGTCAACACCACGCCGGGCTGGATGCCGAACGGCCGCTACCGCATCACCGACACCCACAACAACGGCGTGCTGACCGTCACCGGCGTCATCACCAAGAGCTCCAACGTCGGCGCGGCCAAGCTCGCGCTGCAACTGCCGAACGACTACTACTACAAGTTCGTGCACAACTTCGGCTACGGCAGCAAGCCGGGCAGCGGTTTCCCGGGCGAATCCTCGGGCCTGCTCGCGCCGCCGCAGCGCTGGAGCGGCACGACCAAGGCGACGATGTCGTACGGCTACGGCCTGTCGGCCACGCCGTTGCAGATCGCGATGGTCTACGCGGCGATGGCCAACGGCGGCTCGCTGATTCCGCCGACCTTCGTCAAGGGCCAGCGCAACGAGGGCCGGCAGGTGATCGAACCGGCGCTGGCCGGCGAAGTCATGCGCATGATGCAGACCGTGACCGAGCCCGGCGGCACCGCCAAGCAGGCCGCGATCCTGGGCTACCACGTCGCCGGCAAGACCGGCACCACGCGCAAGTTCAGCCCGACCGGCGGCTATTCCAAGAAGTACGTGTCGACCTTCGCCGGCGTGGTGCCGGTGGAGAAGCCGCGCTTCTCGATGGTGGTGGTGGTCAGCGAACCGGATCCGACCAAGAAGGGCTACTACGGCGGTTCGGTGTCCGGCCCGGTGTTCCGCAACGTCATGGACGGCGCGCTGCGCCTGATGGACGTGGCGCCGGACGACATCGAAACCTGGCTGGCGGTGCAGGCCGCGGCCGAGGCCAAGCGGCAGAAGCAGAACGGCGGCAAACCCGCCGGCCCGGTCGTGCCCGCAGCGACGCGCGCGGCAGCGGCGACGCCGAAGCCTGCGAACAGACCACTTAATACGGCGCCCATTAATCCCGCGCCCATCGCCGCCGGCACTCCGGCCGCGGTGGCGCAGGCCTCCGCACACGGAGGCGCGCGATGA
- the ftsL gene encoding cell division protein FtsL, with protein sequence MMRLLLILLIVANVVSALLVVFARHEHRQLFVQLNKLQRERDELNIEFGRLQLEQATWAESNRIDQVARERIGMKFPEGAETVVIRP encoded by the coding sequence ATGATGCGGCTGCTGCTGATCCTGCTGATCGTCGCCAACGTGGTGTCGGCGCTGCTGGTGGTGTTCGCCCGCCACGAGCACCGCCAACTGTTCGTGCAGCTCAACAAGCTGCAGCGCGAGCGCGACGAGCTCAACATCGAATTCGGCCGGCTGCAGCTGGAGCAGGCGACCTGGGCGGAAAGCAACCGCATCGACCAGGTCGCGCGCGAGCGCATCGGGATGAAGTTCCCCGAAGGCGCCGAAACCGTGGTGATCAGACCATGA
- the rsmH gene encoding 16S rRNA (cytosine(1402)-N(4))-methyltransferase RsmH: MERIHARSGHLPVMYRQVLEGLRVHGNGAYLDGTFGRGGHARGVLSQLQAGGRLLVMDKDPEAIAVAEREFGADPRVSIHRGSFAELAHWDAAAAGLDGVLLDLGVSSPQLDVAERGFSFGKDGPLDMRMDPDSGQSAAQWLNSAAEKDIADVLWTYGEERQSRRIARAILARRAAQPLARTAELAELIAQAVPRGDQKIHPATRSFQAIRIFINRELADLETGLDAALARLKPGGRLAVISFHSLEDRIVKQFIVRHSKAPPANRRMPVEIAFTPTLLAVGGAQKADDEELAGNPRARSAVLRVAEKLGLGIGDSGLEEAGSAGTGEAARGRGFGAQALGRIPNPESRIPAPQGGAA, from the coding sequence ATGGAACGCATTCACGCGCGATCCGGCCACCTTCCCGTGATGTACCGGCAGGTGCTCGAAGGCCTGCGGGTGCACGGGAACGGAGCCTATCTGGACGGTACGTTCGGCCGCGGCGGGCATGCCCGCGGCGTGCTTTCGCAGTTGCAGGCCGGAGGACGCTTGCTGGTGATGGACAAGGACCCCGAAGCGATCGCCGTGGCCGAACGCGAGTTCGGCGCCGATCCGCGCGTGTCCATCCATCGCGGCAGCTTCGCCGAACTCGCGCACTGGGATGCGGCCGCCGCCGGCCTCGACGGCGTGCTGCTCGACCTGGGCGTGTCCTCGCCGCAGCTCGACGTGGCCGAGCGCGGTTTCAGCTTCGGCAAGGATGGCCCGCTGGACATGCGCATGGACCCCGACAGCGGCCAGAGCGCGGCGCAGTGGCTCAACAGCGCGGCCGAGAAGGACATCGCCGACGTGCTGTGGACCTACGGCGAGGAACGCCAGAGCCGCCGCATCGCCCGCGCCATCCTCGCCCGCCGCGCCGCCCAGCCGCTGGCGCGCACCGCCGAGCTGGCCGAGCTGATCGCCCAGGCGGTGCCGCGCGGCGACCAGAAGATCCATCCGGCCACGCGCAGCTTCCAGGCCATCCGCATCTTCATCAACCGCGAGCTGGCCGACCTGGAAACCGGGCTCGACGCCGCGCTGGCGCGGCTGAAGCCGGGCGGCCGGCTGGCGGTGATCAGCTTCCATTCGCTGGAAGACCGCATCGTCAAGCAGTTCATCGTCCGCCACTCCAAGGCCCCGCCGGCCAATCGCCGGATGCCGGTCGAGATCGCGTTCACCCCGACCCTGCTGGCCGTCGGCGGCGCGCAGAAGGCCGACGACGAAGAGCTGGCCGGCAACCCGCGCGCGCGCAGCGCGGTGCTGCGCGTGGCCGAAAAGCTGGGATTGGGGATTGGAGATTCGGGATTGGAAGAGGCCGGATCTGCCGGGACGGGCGAGGCCGCGCGCGGCCGCGGCTTCGGCGCGCAGGCGCTTGGGCGAATCCCGAATCCCGAATCCCGAATCCCGGCGCCTCAAGGAGGCGCAGCATGA
- the mraZ gene encoding division/cell wall cluster transcriptional repressor MraZ: MFQGETAITIDDKGRLAVPTAYRELVARECDNRLVITYNPFESGSLYLYPLSIWERLREQVNKLPKAKAVNRTMQLKLVGAAAFVELDGNGRITVPPSHRAAVGIEKKAVLLGMGDKFELWSEQAHHAQIRQTIGDDDLSDELLDLQL; encoded by the coding sequence ATGTTCCAAGGCGAAACCGCCATCACGATCGACGACAAGGGACGGCTGGCGGTACCTACCGCCTACCGCGAGCTTGTCGCGCGCGAATGCGACAACCGCCTGGTCATCACCTACAACCCGTTCGAGTCCGGTTCTCTCTATCTCTATCCGCTGTCGATCTGGGAGCGCTTGCGCGAGCAGGTCAACAAGCTGCCCAAGGCCAAGGCGGTCAACCGCACGATGCAGCTCAAGCTGGTCGGCGCCGCCGCGTTCGTCGAGCTCGACGGCAACGGCCGCATCACCGTGCCCCCCAGCCACCGCGCCGCGGTCGGCATCGAGAAGAAGGCGGTGCTGCTGGGCATGGGCGACAAGTTCGAACTTTGGAGCGAGCAGGCGCATCACGCGCAGATCCGTCAGACCATCGGCGATGACGATCTGAGCGACGAGCTGCTCGACCTGCAGCTATGA
- a CDS encoding ester cyclase, protein MRVPTPLRTAAPLLFLLAAAAGCARQEPAQVPLTAARADATLLKRLQAEQTQQDRNLQTFDELDFVHYSGQQWDHFHRSHAPNIVVHYPDGRTTTGLDAHLAELKPQFVFAPDTRIKVHPVKVAQGNLTAVTGVMEGTFTQPMPLPDGKTLAPTNKPFKLEMATFGRWENGVMVEEWLFWDNQAFMKQIGAAQ, encoded by the coding sequence ATGCGCGTCCCGACCCCGCTGCGCACCGCCGCGCCCCTGCTGTTCCTGCTCGCCGCGGCCGCGGGTTGCGCGCGCCAGGAACCGGCCCAGGTCCCGCTGACCGCCGCCCGCGCCGACGCCACCCTGCTCAAGCGCCTGCAAGCCGAGCAGACCCAGCAGGACCGCAACCTGCAGACGTTCGACGAGCTCGACTTCGTCCACTACAGCGGCCAGCAGTGGGACCACTTCCACCGCAGCCACGCGCCGAACATCGTCGTCCACTACCCCGACGGCCGCACCACCACCGGCCTGGACGCGCACCTGGCCGAGCTCAAGCCGCAGTTCGTATTCGCGCCCGACACCCGGATCAAAGTGCATCCGGTCAAAGTCGCGCAGGGCAACCTGACCGCGGTGACCGGGGTGATGGAAGGAACGTTCACCCAGCCCATGCCCTTGCCCGACGGCAAGACGCTGGCGCCGACCAACAAGCCGTTCAAGCTGGAAATGGCGACGTTCGGGCGTTGGGAGAACGGGGTGATGGTCGAGGAGTGGCTGTTCTGGGACAACCAGGCCTTCATGAAGCAGATCGGCGCGGCGCAGTAG
- the rsmI gene encoding 16S rRNA (cytidine(1402)-2'-O)-methyltransferase translates to MQTPGTLHIVATPIGNLGDLTPRALETLRTVAAICAEDTRHTRQLLSHFGLERPLLALHQHNEEQQAAQLVARLQAGDSLALVSDAGTPLVSDPGYRLVRAARAAGIKVSPVPGACAAIAALSVAGVASDRFAFEGFLPAKASGRRERLARLAAEPRTLLFYESAHRIEETLDDMAAAFGGARGAVIARELTKLFETVLDGPLASLAAQVKADPNQRKGEFVVIVEGAGEDADAKVIEGKRLYAKLSEHLPPSTAAKLAAELSGAPRKALYGSGE, encoded by the coding sequence ATGCAAACCCCCGGCACCCTGCACATCGTCGCCACCCCGATCGGCAACCTCGGCGACCTCACGCCGCGCGCGCTGGAGACCCTGCGCACGGTCGCGGCGATCTGCGCCGAGGACACCCGCCACACCCGCCAGTTGCTGTCGCACTTCGGCCTGGAGCGGCCGTTGCTGGCGCTGCATCAACACAACGAGGAACAGCAGGCCGCGCAGTTGGTGGCGCGCTTGCAGGCCGGCGATTCGCTGGCCTTGGTGTCGGACGCCGGGACGCCGTTGGTCAGCGATCCGGGCTATCGCTTGGTCCGCGCCGCGCGCGCGGCCGGGATCAAGGTGTCGCCGGTGCCCGGCGCCTGTGCGGCGATCGCCGCGCTGAGCGTGGCCGGCGTCGCCTCCGACCGGTTCGCCTTCGAAGGCTTCCTGCCGGCCAAGGCCAGCGGCCGCCGCGAGCGCCTGGCCCGGCTCGCGGCCGAGCCGCGCACCTTGTTGTTCTACGAATCCGCGCACCGGATCGAGGAAACCCTCGACGACATGGCCGCCGCGTTCGGCGGTGCGCGCGGCGCGGTGATCGCGCGCGAGCTGACCAAGCTGTTCGAAACCGTGCTCGACGGGCCGCTGGCGTCGTTGGCGGCGCAGGTCAAGGCCGACCCGAACCAGCGCAAGGGCGAGTTCGTGGTCATCGTGGAAGGCGCCGGCGAGGATGCCGACGCCAAGGTGATCGAAGGCAAGCGGCTGTACGCCAAGCTCAGCGAGCATTTGCCGCCGTCGACCGCGGCCAAGCTGGCGGCGGAGTTGAGCGGCGCGCCGCGCAAGGCCTTGTACGGCAGCGGCGAGTAA
- a CDS encoding penicillin-binding protein activator, with amino-acid sequence MFAALAATALLGGCASVETRPVATVAASNPLVAQAQHLARNHASLAGAERAENERQIERLLGQLDDATLSREANALIEGDPLYNFVGRALVKRGLPLPRPFDRTSDWSFHAAQRPPAEADGYRPPVKLAVLLPSTGPAAVAAASVRDGLLAAYYGESRRRPEVRFYDTAGTPAGALSAYDKAAAEGNDFVIGPLGRDEVSALFAKGALPVPVLALNRSNTTPPSGNVSFSLTPEDEGTAAADYLVERKAKRVLAIAGDDDSQRRAVAALKERLAGRGAVVTDTIGEGTADLTPFVTKEGGVDAVFLAVKGSVGRTLVPKLALSGLADKPRAATSQLLLGTGKPEQDRVLDGIAFPSESWISGGIRGLPPAVGTAQQLPTARGPAARLFAFGYDAWQLSAYLERLAGRSDAYVAGATGVLRVDGFGNVLRTPAWSTFSSGVAVPLADASRR; translated from the coding sequence ATGTTCGCGGCCCTGGCCGCCACTGCCCTGCTCGGCGGCTGCGCCAGCGTCGAGACCCGCCCGGTCGCGACCGTCGCCGCCTCCAATCCGCTGGTCGCCCAGGCCCAGCACTTGGCCCGCAACCACGCCTCGCTGGCCGGCGCCGAACGCGCCGAGAACGAGCGCCAGATTGAGCGCCTGCTCGGCCAGCTCGACGACGCCACCCTCAGCCGCGAAGCCAATGCGCTGATCGAAGGCGATCCGCTGTACAACTTCGTCGGCCGCGCGCTGGTCAAGCGCGGGCTGCCGCTGCCGCGCCCGTTCGACCGCACCTCCGACTGGAGCTTCCACGCCGCCCAGCGTCCGCCGGCCGAAGCCGACGGCTACCGCCCGCCGGTCAAGCTCGCAGTGCTGCTGCCGAGCACCGGCCCGGCCGCGGTCGCCGCCGCCTCGGTCCGCGACGGCCTGCTCGCCGCCTACTACGGCGAAAGCCGGCGCCGTCCGGAAGTCCGCTTCTACGACACCGCCGGCACGCCGGCCGGCGCATTGTCGGCCTACGACAAGGCCGCCGCCGAGGGCAACGACTTCGTGATCGGCCCGCTCGGCCGCGACGAAGTCTCAGCGCTGTTCGCCAAGGGCGCGCTGCCGGTGCCGGTGCTGGCGCTCAACCGCAGCAACACCACCCCGCCCAGCGGCAACGTCAGCTTCTCGCTGACGCCCGAGGACGAAGGCACCGCCGCCGCCGACTATCTGGTCGAACGCAAGGCCAAGCGCGTGCTGGCGATCGCCGGCGACGACGACAGCCAGCGCCGCGCGGTCGCCGCGCTCAAGGAACGTCTGGCCGGCCGCGGCGCGGTGGTCACCGACACCATCGGCGAAGGCACCGCCGACCTCACCCCGTTCGTGACCAAAGAAGGCGGCGTCGACGCGGTCTTCCTCGCGGTCAAGGGCAGCGTCGGCCGCACCCTCGTGCCGAAGCTGGCGCTGTCGGGACTGGCCGACAAGCCGCGCGCGGCGACCTCGCAGCTGCTGCTCGGCACCGGCAAGCCGGAGCAGGACCGCGTGCTCGACGGCATCGCGTTCCCGTCGGAATCCTGGATCAGCGGCGGCATCCGCGGCCTGCCGCCGGCGGTGGGCACGGCCCAGCAGCTGCCGACCGCGCGCGGCCCGGCCGCGCGCCTGTTCGCGTTCGGCTACGACGCGTGGCAGCTCAGCGCGTATCTGGAACGCCTGGCCGGCCGCTCCGACGCCTACGTCGCCGGCGCCACCGGCGTGCTGCGCGTCGACGGCTTCGGCAACGTGCTGCGCACCCCGGCATGGTCGACCTTCAGCAGCGGCGTCGCGGTGCCGCTGGCGGATGCCTCGCGCCGCTGA